The proteins below are encoded in one region of Paralysiella testudinis:
- a CDS encoding ABC transporter ATP-binding protein, with translation MSTPFIEMKDVAFAYGERPILSNINFHVEQGRFAAIMGGSGSGKTTLLRLITGQIHPQQGEVRVNGRNLAAFSREELHEHRRHMGVLFQFGALFTDLSVFDNVAFPLREHTRLPEDMIRDLVLLKLNAVGLRGVESLMPAELSGGMARRVALARTIALDPELMLYDEPFTGLDPISLGVIASLVRRVNKALRATSVMVTHDITQSLEIADQVIFLAHGEILFSGSPTEMRQLDSPWINQFIHGKADGPVAFRYPAATTLQQDLHL, from the coding sequence ATGAGCACCCCGTTTATTGAAATGAAAGACGTGGCCTTTGCCTATGGCGAGCGCCCGATTCTGAGCAACATCAATTTCCATGTGGAACAAGGCCGCTTTGCGGCGATTATGGGCGGCTCTGGCAGCGGCAAAACCACTTTGCTGCGGCTGATTACCGGTCAAATCCACCCGCAACAAGGCGAAGTGCGCGTTAATGGCCGCAACTTGGCCGCATTCAGCCGCGAAGAATTACACGAGCACCGCCGCCATATGGGCGTGCTGTTTCAATTTGGCGCTCTGTTTACCGATTTGTCGGTGTTTGACAACGTGGCTTTTCCGCTGCGCGAACACACTAGGCTGCCTGAAGACATGATTCGCGATTTGGTATTGCTCAAGCTCAACGCCGTGGGTTTGCGCGGGGTGGAAAGCCTGATGCCGGCTGAATTGTCTGGCGGGATGGCGCGGCGGGTGGCACTGGCGCGCACCATTGCGTTGGATCCGGAATTGATGCTCTACGACGAGCCGTTTACCGGCTTGGATCCGATTTCTCTGGGGGTGATTGCTTCCTTGGTGCGCCGTGTGAACAAAGCCTTGCGCGCCACCAGCGTGATGGTAACGCACGACATCACCCAATCGCTGGAAATTGCCGATCAGGTGATTTTCTTGGCGCACGGCGAAATCCTGTTTTCAGGTAGCCCGACAGAAATGCGCCAGCTCGATTCGCCGTGGATCAACCAATTTATCCATGGCAAGGCCGATGGGCCGGTGGCCTTCCGTTATCCGGCGGCCACCACTTTGCAGCAAGATTTGCATCTGTAG